GGACTCGCTTCGCCATGTCCACCGGAAACAGTTGATCCCCATCACTGTGTACGACTAGAACCGGAGTTGTTATTTCATTCAGCCGACGAAGGTTGTGCCAGACGTCCGGCATAGCATACGTCATCCAACGCCGAAACCCCATCGCGAGCGCCGCCTCGCGAAGTGTGGAATATCCCTGGCAAAGAATCACACCTTCAACCTCGATCGCCGGTGTGACAGCTAAGACCACCCCACTGCCAAGAGAAAAGCCCAGCAAGAAAATATATCGGTGCCCACGATCCTTCAACTCCCAATAGGCTGCAATCGCATCTTCTTCGCAATGCGTCACGCTCACTCTTCCGGAACTCGCGCCATATCCGGAGTAGTTGAACACAAGCGATGAGATGCCCATTGCCTTCAAAAGCTCCTGAACGCCACTCCAGTACTCAACCTGCTCACCAATCCCGTGGCAGATCAGAAACACCGGTGCGTCATCGCTCGCTCGAACATACACGGCAGACAGTTCCCTGCCACCGCTTCGGATAGTCAGACGCTGCTGGTCGAAAGCGAACGCACCGAGCAAACGTTTCATCGAGCCATTCAGGCGGTCTCTTCGAAGAAACACACGGCCGACAATATCGAATGCAAGGGAAAGAATTCGGTCTCTCATCTTTTTGCCGCCTTCAGGCAGTCTTCCACCAACTTCTTCACTCGTCTCTCCCGCGCCTCAGGGCTTTGATAATAAAAGATCGCGAGCAGACCGCTCCTCCTCTGCGTCTCCGTCAGTAACTCCCACCCTCTGCGCGCTGCCGGCACCCGGTTAAAGGCAACTTCCAACACCGGCGGCAGCACCTTCTCTCCTTCCATGGTCAGCAACATCCGTTCGGCCATCTGCTCCGCCCGCCTCCTCCGAGCCTCTGGACTCTTCACCGCGCCCAACCACTTGCCCACCTCACGCTGCATCGACTCGCTCTGCTCTCCGTACCATCTGGCGAGCCTCTTCTCCTGCTTTAGCAGCCTTTCAAACTCGGGCGTCACGACCGCCTCGCGCTCGTCAAGGTCAGGCTCAATCTGGAGGTCGACCAACGCTCCGACTTTTGCCCCGGCCGCTCTCTGCATCTTCTTGTTCACCAGAACGAAGTGGCCGCCCTGTACAGCATCGCCAAACAGCGAAGTGCGAAAGACCTCGCCCCCCATTTCAACCTTTACCCGCAGACGAACCATCTTCTTCCAGGTCTTATCAACCTCAAACGGAAGCCGCACGATGATCCAACCCAGCCCGTTATTGGCCGGCTCGAGTACTGCGCGAATCTTCTTAGCTGCACTTAAAGCCATGCAATCTCCAGGATAAAAATCTACACTGGATCCATTGCTACGAGTCCCAACCCGCGCATCTTCCTTTCGGCAGGCGAAGCCAGCGGTGACCACTATGGCGCCCAGATCCTGTCCGAACTTCGCAGCCGCCGACCAGGCCTCACGAGCTTCGGGCTCGGAGGCAAGGAGCTGGAAGAGGCCGGCCTTGAGCGCATCGTCCGCGCCGAGGATGTCGCCCATATGGGCATCACCGAGGTTATCCGGCACATTCCTTACATTTATGGGGAGTACCGCCGCCTCGTGGCCGCCATCAAAAAGCGCCGCCCCGACGTCGCCATCCTGATCGACTTTCCCGATGTCAACCTCCGCCTTGCGCGCGAACTGAAAAAACTGGGTGTCCCGGTTATCTACTTCGTAAGTCCGCAACTCTGGGCCTGGAAGCGCCGCCGCCTCCGTTGGGTCCAGCAGCGCGTCGATCGCATGATGGTCATCTTTCCGTTTGAAGAGAAGTTCTACCGAGCCCGAGGCGTCGATGCCGTATTTGTCGGTCATCCCCTGGCTGAGCTTCCCAGGCCGACGGTCTCTCGCGGAGATTACGCCGCAGCCCATGGCCTCGACCCGGCCAGGCAGTGGATCGCACTCTTACCGGGCAGTCGCTGGAAAGAGATCACCGCCAACTTAGAGGCAATGATCGAGTTGGCTCACCAACTCTCTTCCGGGTTCGAGTTCCTATTGCCCGTAGCTGCCACGATTGATCGCCAAAAGCTGGAGTCCTATATCGCCGGCCCCGACGAATGGTGGCCCGCGAAGCCTGAGTCCGACCTGAAGCGTCTGCATTTCCATCTCGTGCCGGACGCTCGCGACGCTCTCCACCACGCCCGCGCCAGCGTCGTCGCCAGCGGCACAGCCACGGTCCAGGCGGCGGTCATTGGAAACCCCTTTGTCGTTGTCTACCGCGTCTCCCCCGTCACCTTTCGGTTGGCAAAACATCTCGTCCACTACCCTCCCGAGATTTGGCCGCCCGCCCAGACCGATGCCGACGGCAACCTTCCGATCGCCATGGTCAACCTAATCGCCCGCCGCCGCATCGTGCCGGAGCTGCTGCAGGACCGGTTCACCGCCAAAGACGTGGCGGACGCGCTGGCTCCCCTGCTCGCCGACACCCCCCAGCGCCAGCAGATGATCGCCGATCTCGCAGAAATCCGCGATATCCTGCGTCCAGACTTGAATTCAGGCTCGATACAGGGGGTTTGCGATGGGGTCGAAGATCTGCTATCTCGAAGTACTCCCGCAGGTGGCCTAAATGTAACGGCAAGCGTCTAACCAATCGACCGCTGTACCATGATGTTTTGAGGAATCTTAGCTCGCATGGCCGCTCTCTTCCGCATCCTTCGAACGACACCCACGAGAGTGCTCTCTCTCTGCCTCCTCACAGCTACAGGCTGGGCCGCGCCCGTCAAACCCCAGCTGCAGATCACCAGCTACCTCATCAGCGCCGACCTTGACCCCTCCCTCAATCACCTCAGCGCTACCGCCGACGTCACCTTCACCGCTCTTGAAGATCTCTCCACCCCCACCTTCGAGCTGAACAACGGCCTTCAAATCACCAAGGTCACCGACGCTCAGGGCCATCCTCTCGAATCCGAACGCCTTACCAACAACAGTACGGTCCGCTTTACCCTGGCCACGCCTCTACGGAAGGGAACAAGCACCACCTATCACTTCGAGTACTCCGGGACCCTAAAAGGCGCCGAGACCAGCCCGGTCGAAGGCATCAAGCTCGCCTCCGTCGAAGACCCGATCAGCATCCTCCTCTACGCCGGGCGCTGGTTCCCCATGACCGGCCTCTTCACCAACCGGTTCACCGCCGAGATGCACATCCGGGTCCCTTCGGACGAGCGCGTCGTAGGCTCAGGCAGTGGAGTCGCCGCAGCAAAGAGCCTCCCTGGCAATCGCACGGAGCACACCTTCAAGTGGTCCAAACCCGGCTTCCCCGGCACCATCATCGCAGGTAAGTTTCTTGAGCCGATCACCGCCGGGAACATGCGCGTCTACGTCACCGAAAAACACAAAGACCACGCCCACGACTTCGGCAGCCTGGGTGAGCGCGAATATCTCTTCCTGTCCGGCACCTTCGGCCAGCCCGAATCTACCCGCATGAACCTGGTCGAGCTGCCTGACGACGCCGTCTCCGCTGCCTGGGCGCCGGAGATCGCCGCTATCGCAGGCAATCGAATTGCAGCGCGCAATGAGCAACGGCTGCTCTCCAATACCCTCGCCCATCAGTGGTGGGGCAGCCAGGTATCCCCCGCGACGATGAACGATGCCTGGATCACTAATGGCATGTCTCGCTATGCCGAGCTGATGTATCTGGAAGATTCTTCTGGCAAAAACGCCTTCCAGTCCGCCATCACCGACGTCTCTGCCGGCGCTCTTGCCTACGACACTGAGCCCCTGACAACCATCGGCCGCCTCGATCCTTTCTCCCCGCAGTTCCAGTCCATGACCCTCGAAAAAGGCGCTATGGTCTTTCACATGCTTCGCTGGGAGATGGGCGACGACGTCTTCACCAAGTTTCTCCGCGCCATTCTTTCGCAGTACACCGACAAGTCCGTCCACACCTCAAACGTCCAGACTTTAGCGGAAAAGGAATCGAACCTACAGCTCGAGCCATTCTTTGCCCAGTGGCTCGACGGCACCGGCGCTCCTGCCTTCGCTGACAAGTACTCCGTCTTTCGTCTGGGCGACAATAAGGGCTTCCGCACCATAGGCGCCATCACTCAGGACCTCGATCTCTTCCGGATGCCGATTGAGCTCCGCATAGAAACCGACGGTAAAACCGAGATTCGTCGCGTCGATATCTCCGGCTCCGACTCGCAGTACTCCATTGAAACCTTCGGCCGTCCCCGCCGCATCAGCATCGACCCTGACAACTGGCTGCTGAAGAGTACCCCCGATCTTGCTGTCCGCGTCGCCGTCCTCCGTGGTCAGGAGCAGGTGGCTCAGGGGGATCTCACAGCTGCACTTATCGAATATCAAAAGGCTCTCGATGCCAACAAGAACAGCTCACTCGCTGCCTACCGCATAGGCGAAATCTTCTTCATGCAGCGCAACTACCAGTCCGCCGCCAATAGCTTCCGCGACGCACTCCGTGGCGACGGCGATCCCAAGTGGGTTGAGGTCTGGAGTCATATTGAGCTGGGTCGCATCTTTGACGTCACCGGTCAGCGCGACCGCGCCGTCAATGAGTACCGGCTCGCGGTCCAGACCAATGACAACACCCAGGGTGCCGTCAACGAAGCCCGCGCCTCGATGCAGAAGCCCTATAAACGAGAGCAGACGGAGAACTGATTATCATCAGGCGCTACTCGTACCGGAGCGCCTCGATGGGATCCAGGCTCGCTGCCTTCATCGCCGGAATCATCCCACTGATCGTTCCTACAATGATGAGAATTACCGTCGCCACCAGAACTGTGTTCGGCGAAATGACCAGATGAATATCCCCAGCCTCCGCGTTCGAGGCCAGTGCGCTATAGAAAGTAATTCTCCCCAC
The Edaphobacter lichenicola genome window above contains:
- a CDS encoding alpha/beta hydrolase translates to MKRLLGAFAFDQQRLTIRSGGRELSAVYVRASDDAPVFLICHGIGEQVEYWSGVQELLKAMGISSLVFNYSGYGASSGRVSVTHCEEDAIAAYWELKDRGHRYIFLLGFSLGSGVVLAVTPAIEVEGVILCQGYSTLREAALAMGFRRWMTYAMPDVWHNLRRLNEITTPVLVVHSDGDQLFPVDMAKRVHEACGLKGELIIVSGFAHDGPVYFPTEAYWRPVVEWSARTSSTMAAVQLPTGD
- a CDS encoding M1 family aminopeptidase, which encodes MAALFRILRTTPTRVLSLCLLTATGWAAPVKPQLQITSYLISADLDPSLNHLSATADVTFTALEDLSTPTFELNNGLQITKVTDAQGHPLESERLTNNSTVRFTLATPLRKGTSTTYHFEYSGTLKGAETSPVEGIKLASVEDPISILLYAGRWFPMTGLFTNRFTAEMHIRVPSDERVVGSGSGVAAAKSLPGNRTEHTFKWSKPGFPGTIIAGKFLEPITAGNMRVYVTEKHKDHAHDFGSLGEREYLFLSGTFGQPESTRMNLVELPDDAVSAAWAPEIAAIAGNRIAARNEQRLLSNTLAHQWWGSQVSPATMNDAWITNGMSRYAELMYLEDSSGKNAFQSAITDVSAGALAYDTEPLTTIGRLDPFSPQFQSMTLEKGAMVFHMLRWEMGDDVFTKFLRAILSQYTDKSVHTSNVQTLAEKESNLQLEPFFAQWLDGTGAPAFADKYSVFRLGDNKGFRTIGAITQDLDLFRMPIELRIETDGKTEIRRVDISGSDSQYSIETFGRPRRISIDPDNWLLKSTPDLAVRVAVLRGQEQVAQGDLTAALIEYQKALDANKNSSLAAYRIGEIFFMQRNYQSAANSFRDALRGDGDPKWVEVWSHIELGRIFDVTGQRDRAVNEYRLAVQTNDNTQGAVNEARASMQKPYKREQTEN
- a CDS encoding YdeI/OmpD-associated family protein translates to MALSAAKKIRAVLEPANNGLGWIIVRLPFEVDKTWKKMVRLRVKVEMGGEVFRTSLFGDAVQGGHFVLVNKKMQRAAGAKVGALVDLQIEPDLDEREAVVTPEFERLLKQEKRLARWYGEQSESMQREVGKWLGAVKSPEARRRRAEQMAERMLLTMEGEKVLPPVLEVAFNRVPAARRGWELLTETQRRSGLLAIFYYQSPEARERRVKKLVEDCLKAAKR
- the lpxB gene encoding lipid-A-disaccharide synthase → MFLSAGEASGDHYGAQILSELRSRRPGLTSFGLGGKELEEAGLERIVRAEDVAHMGITEVIRHIPYIYGEYRRLVAAIKKRRPDVAILIDFPDVNLRLARELKKLGVPVIYFVSPQLWAWKRRRLRWVQQRVDRMMVIFPFEEKFYRARGVDAVFVGHPLAELPRPTVSRGDYAAAHGLDPARQWIALLPGSRWKEITANLEAMIELAHQLSSGFEFLLPVAATIDRQKLESYIAGPDEWWPAKPESDLKRLHFHLVPDARDALHHARASVVASGTATVQAAVIGNPFVVVYRVSPVTFRLAKHLVHYPPEIWPPAQTDADGNLPIAMVNLIARRRIVPELLQDRFTAKDVADALAPLLADTPQRQQMIADLAEIRDILRPDLNSGSIQGVCDGVEDLLSRSTPAGGLNVTASV